One stretch of Fictibacillus sp. b24 DNA includes these proteins:
- a CDS encoding class I SAM-dependent methyltransferase gives MTTSQPIKIVIGAGVYNNNPGWLHTQEEELNLLDESKWEERFERNSISAILAEHVWEHLTFEEGVQAAKICYDFLKPSGYIRCAVPDGFFRDDEYQSMVQIGGPGPLDHPASSHKIVHTYQTLQKLFAKAGFDVQLLEYFDEHGDFHDHEWDGKDGVIFRSKHYDPRNQGGSLKFPSLIVDAIKR, from the coding sequence ATGACAACTTCACAACCTATTAAAATTGTGATTGGTGCTGGCGTTTACAATAACAATCCAGGCTGGCTTCACACACAGGAAGAGGAACTGAATCTGCTTGATGAGAGCAAGTGGGAGGAAAGGTTTGAGAGAAATTCAATCTCTGCCATTCTCGCAGAGCACGTATGGGAGCATCTAACATTCGAAGAGGGAGTACAGGCTGCTAAAATTTGTTATGACTTTTTGAAACCTTCTGGCTACATTCGCTGTGCGGTTCCTGACGGTTTTTTTCGAGATGATGAGTATCAGAGCATGGTACAGATTGGTGGTCCTGGACCCCTTGATCATCCAGCTAGCAGCCATAAGATTGTTCATACTTACCAAACGTTACAGAAGCTCTTTGCGAAAGCGGGGTTTGATGTTCAGTTGTTGGAATACTTTGATGAGCATGGTGATTTTCATGATCATGAATGGGACGGAAAAGACGGTGTAATTTTCCGCTCAAAACACTACGATCCGAGAAATCAGGGCGGAAGTCTCAAGTTTCCTTCACTGATTGTGGATGCTATAAAACGCTAA